From a region of the Polynucleobacter corsicus genome:
- a CDS encoding lipocalin-like domain-containing protein, translated as MRHPKRRYFMQALAMAYALPASPWANSAPVIYPPVRPRVLVFPRDYGAHPEFRTEWWYLTGWLGSGKNAMGFQITFFRSRTQHSPDNPSRFAPTQLLFAHAALAIPAEGKLRHADVAGRVGTAGNTFGTADTKLRLSNWTMERTENDLYQFYIPADTFKIRLVATPSQAPVLRGNRGFSAKGPSPELASYYYSRPQLNVTAQIEIEDKSSKTKQKPLIEYSGVGWLDHEWSSSLLMPGAVGWDWIGINLLNGGSIMAFRIRDQAGKTLFSEWDRRDQKGQVIERHSNAIWQAIGQWNSPHSLANYPKGFLIRVGNQELRLKTLMEDQEVDARASTGGFYYEGAVEMIQNQVVIGLGYLELTGYSQAVKL; from the coding sequence ATGCGCCATCCTAAGCGCCGTTATTTTATGCAGGCATTAGCAATGGCGTACGCCCTGCCCGCTTCTCCTTGGGCAAATTCTGCTCCAGTCATCTATCCACCTGTTCGTCCCAGAGTGCTAGTATTTCCGCGTGATTATGGGGCACATCCTGAGTTTAGAACTGAATGGTGGTATCTCACTGGCTGGCTTGGCTCAGGTAAAAACGCGATGGGTTTTCAGATCACCTTCTTTCGGAGCCGCACACAACATTCACCCGATAATCCAAGTCGTTTTGCGCCAACTCAACTTCTATTTGCACATGCTGCATTGGCTATACCCGCAGAGGGTAAATTACGTCATGCCGATGTTGCAGGACGTGTTGGAACAGCTGGGAATACATTCGGTACCGCTGACACAAAATTACGGCTATCAAATTGGACAATGGAGAGAACTGAAAATGATCTTTATCAGTTTTATATTCCTGCGGATACTTTTAAAATTCGATTAGTGGCGACTCCATCACAAGCTCCTGTTTTAAGAGGCAATCGTGGGTTTTCTGCAAAAGGTCCTAGCCCAGAACTGGCTAGCTATTACTACAGTCGCCCACAATTGAATGTCACAGCTCAAATTGAGATTGAAGATAAATCATCAAAAACTAAGCAAAAGCCACTCATAGAGTACTCCGGAGTTGGTTGGTTAGATCATGAATGGTCAAGTAGCTTACTAATGCCTGGTGCGGTTGGGTGGGATTGGATTGGCATTAACCTACTCAATGGAGGAAGCATCATGGCCTTTCGTATCAGAGATCAGGCTGGCAAGACCTTATTTAGCGAATGGGATCGACGTGATCAAAAAGGTCAAGTCATTGAGCGTCACTCAAACGCTATTTGGCAAGCAATAGGGCAATGGAATTCTCCACATTCACTTGCAAACTATCCAAAAGGTTTTTTGATTCGGGTAGGGAATCAAGAGCTTCGATTGAAAACTCTGATGGAAGATCAAGAAGTAGATGCTCGCGCTAGTACGGGTGGATTCTACTATGAGGGTGCGGTAGAAATGATACAGAATCAAGTTGTGATTGGTCTGGGCTATCTTGAGCTAACTGGATATAGTCAGGCAGTGAAGTTATAA